The Cutaneotrichosporon cavernicola HIS019 DNA, chromosome: 5 DNA segment TCGCGCATCAAGAGCTTTTGGAATGCCAGCACGGTGTAGAAGGCCTCGTTGCCCGCGTTGCCTAATGGCGCGTGACCAGCAACTGGGATCTGcaggtggtggaggaggtggcgcaACGACTGGAGTGGATGGGTGCGGTCTCCCACGCCTGGCACGTTCATACGCTGCGCCTGTTGGAGCAGCGCAAATTCGAGCTGCAGGACATCGAGCTGCAGAACGTTCTGGGGGAATGTCGTGTTGTGAGGCAGTGGGATTGGCTGTGGATCACCGATTGACAGCAGGATGAGGGTGTTTGGTCCGCCATCAGTGTCATGTGATGCGAGTGCTCCCAGTGAGGCCCTGTGAAAGAATCAGCCCCACGCTCCGTGATCGCCGTTGCCGTCCAGCACTCACTCAACAATGCGCTCCACACTCTTCTCCGACGTGAATTGGCTACGCCCAAAGCCGTACGCGCGAGGGAAGTTGGGTGGTGCAGAGTTAGTACGCTATGCGTGTCAGCGATGCGCACAGCAGGAACCATTCTTCAGCTTACCTTGTCGACCCATTCCTCCATGACGTAGTGTGCTTTCCTGTAGTTCTTGTCCGGCACTGGTGGCCAAACGTCCTGCCAAAGGTATCAGCATTGGTTGGTCCAAGGTCTGTGCAGGCACTCACAACGGCACGCAGGTTGGCACAGCGGAGAGCAGCcaggccgacctcgagcatGAGGCCCTTGCCACCTTGTCCTGGCCGCGCCATGACAGTTCGTCCATGGCCTGGCACAAAGCCCTGCGGTGGCCCGCCCTTCTCCCACCAGGTGGTCTTGATGCAGGCCCAGGTGTAACCTTGGCCATTGGTGCGCACGCctgcagccgccgccgagtcatcgtcctcggcaccaGAGTTGAAGAGTGCAGTCACGACACAGGGTTCACCAGTGCGCATCCGAGCTCGGACATGCGAGAGCTCAGCTGGGGCTAACGAGCGGGACAGCTTCTTGTACCCTTCCAAATCGGTGATGTTGATGATCCGGTGCAgcgaccgcgaccgaggaggcgctgggtCCAGCGGCATAATCGAAGGCGGATCCTTGTCGAGCGTTTCTCCAAAGCTGGCGCGGTGTCAGTATGTTTTCGGGCGGGGGGTGCTTGCGCGCGCAGCTCACCGGGTCTTAATCATGCGAGCGAACAGAGCGATCTgctctcgtcgagcgccgaTGTGCGCCCTTCCTGTGGTactgtcgacgacgactgCGGAGAGTCAGCTAGATGCGGTATTGTACACATGCGACAACGCACCCATTGCCTCCCAACCGAAACCCAGAAAGTCGTTGAACGACCGAAAGTAGCCGCCCCATGATGCGTCCCACCAGTCGATGTTCTGCGAGTCAAAGTCTCCTCTGCGACATTAGCAATGCACGTAGAGACCACACCCACAGGAACGCGGCGTAGATCGAGTGCAGGTCGGTCTCGAACTCGGCAGGGTTGCCGTAACGAGTGTTCTCTCCCATGGCAGAGTGGGAGATTTAGAGGGACGATGGGACAGATAGGAGTGAAAGCAAATGCGAGTGACAGCACGAGTAAAGACAACCAGGGCTCAAGAAACGATCAGCTGGAACGAGTTGCCAGTGATCGTCGTCAAGGCTGGAATGCGAGATGGAGTTTGTTTCGTTTGTGACGTGCAAACAGCAGAGTTGATACCGCACTGGCCTCTTGACAACGTCGGGGGAGTGTGcgatggggttggcggACCAGAGAGAAAAAGAGTTTGACGGGGGAATGGACAAGCGTAATGGAGTGACGAAAGGTCAAagatgagaatgagaagCGTCAAAAGGAAGGCAAGGTGCTCGCGCACGGGGGCCGATTATGGTTGGACTGGGCGACGTGGACTtgcgggcgaggcgaggcgaggtgCAAAAGTACCGAGTTGCAAGTGTTGGTGCGGCAGTTGAAAAGGAACGTGTTGGCAATGAAGAGGGGTTGACCGACGAATGATGCCAAGTAAGAGCGATGAATGGACACTGTTGGAGGCAGTTGTGTACGTGGAGTGATGAACGACTGATGAGTTGAATTTCCTAGTTGGAGCGCCAAACGATGGGTTGATGGCTTGAATTATGCGTATCGTATGTATGGTAAGGTGTTAAGACGAGAGTGTGAAGAAGTAGAAGAAGTGGGGAATATTGTTGTGGAGTTGTAAAAGACGAGTGTATGATAGCTGGTGTGTGATGTGATGGCTGAAGGGCTGGGGACATGGGGTGCCGACCGGGCTTGTTACAAACCCAACTCCAAGTGCGGTACGGAGTTGAGCGCGGGTACGACGTACGGCGTTGTGATGCCGATCGTTCCAAGACTCTACTTGTACTTTGAACCGTGCGACCTGCGGACCTGATTGCTGACTGGGTACAACTGGGTGACTTTGTCAAGTCAAGTCTACCTAACGGATTGAGGGCAGTTGGCGTTGTAGGGCTAATAGGATTGTATAGTACAGTACAGCAAAGGCGGCCAAAAtagggagggaaggggcaaggggaagggggagggagacACAAACGCCAGTCACGCAGTTTGAAAGGTTGGCTCAGTAGGCCAGTAGTAAAGGTAATAGGTCAGTTTGTGTCTCACGCCCCCATGTACGCCCACACGCCCACATGTTAACACACCCTATAGCCCTCTGTAACCGTCGTCCAACTTGACTAAGGGTCATAACAGGGTAGAGACGGTAGAAGCAAGGTGACCCAAATGGATCAGCAAGCCCTGATGACTACAATGTTTCCCTTTGATCTCTTAATATTCAATCCCTACCTTTCCTTTACTTTGCTTCATTATGGTCCTCTCATCATTTTTTGCCATCACCTTGGTACCTTGGAACCATCCAAATGGATTGCAGAGTCGCTTGGCATGATCAACCTGGTTGACTGTACAATATAGAAAGAAAGCCTTGGAGCCTCGCTGATACGCTCGGTCCTGGCACCCCGTCATTGACGTGTCAGCCATTCCGAACACATTGCATCGGTCATTGTGCCCATCTTGAAACCTTTGAGATGAGACCGCAGGCTGCCGGCACACACGCCAGTCAACTTTGTTGCTGCTCACTACCACCATCTGTGGCTGATGGCACCAATCAGATCACTGCTCTAATCTGCAGCTCTACAGCGATCTACATTCGGTGATATTAATCCACAGCTCTTGGCTTGGATTGGAGTGTTTTACAGGGCGTACAGTTGTACCCGCATGGCCGCTTCACGCGTCACGCGTACAAAGTTTGGGTACGCGTCCTAACAGAGTTTGACCATGCTCAGTGTGGCAATCCGAAACAAGGCTGACCCGTAGCAGGCCATCCATACTGTCCATCAGACCCATCTGCCCTCTGCCCTCTGCCCTCTGGCAACTTTAGACCTCGGACTAGCCGCACAGCAACCCATCACGTTTCACTTTGGGTGCCTTGACGTCACTCTTCTCTTGCGTTTCCTTGCACCTCGTTTTAACCAACTAATCGAGTCGTGTGAATCCAGTCACCCCAACTCATGGTCCAGACAACCCTTCCCTGGTTACTTGGATATTAATTGTTGGATTGCTAAATCGGTCATGTATCCAACAAGCGACAGGGCAGTGGGAATCGAAACCAACGCATACCGGCACCGGCTCCAGCTCTGgctccagctccagctccaggAACCAGTCATCCATTACAATTTGTCGCGTCCATCACGTCGTCATCCCCTGGCCCCCGGGATGTCGTTCAAAACGCACAAGACGGCTCGAGGGGCAAGCTGTGTTGGCGGCcgcttgacctcgtcgagacTGGCTTTGTGGATTGATGAATTGATCAATGATCTGCGGTTCCTCCCCTCGGCCCCTCGACCGGGCGTAATCATCCAAGCAATGTCGCTTATCCGTGCAATCCGTGACGTACTGCTAATCTGCTGAGCCAAGTTGCTGAGGGGCCCGATCAGACGAGCTGTGCTAACTGGGTCAGAAGCAATTTCGGTTAATCTGTTCGCCGCAGTCGGGCGTTTGGGCGCTTGGGCGTTTGGAGAGCAGGCGGAGACAGGCCAGACATTACGTCGCACCTGCAGCGCGGACCCGAGTTGCCGACCTGTATGTAATGGACGAATTGCACAACTCCCTGCCAATGCCTGGAGACTTGTATGTCGTTTTGCAACAACTGGTTGCCTCTTGTGGCCCAGTTTTCAATCAAGATAATCCGGAGCGGAAGCTGATTACGTCCAAGCCTGAATCATGTCAGGAATTTCTACATCTTGGGTGGCCAACTTTGtgcaacaacaacaatcTCTCCTCATCCAAAGTGTCAGGTCTAGGCGCATGCTGCGATCGCTGATACGACGTATCACATCCGTCATGTCATCAAACGCAGGGCCGTCTACGCAGCGGCaagtcgtcgccgtcatcgGCACCACGGGCGTTGGTAAATCAAACCTGGCTGTGACACTTTGCAAAAgtctctcctctctcgAACCCGCACGCAGCGGTAAAGTGCTCTCAGCCGACTCGATGCAGCTCTACAAGGGGATGGACTTGATCACAAACAAGGTCACGGTGGAGGAACagggcggcgtcgagcactGGGGCCTGGATGTCGTCCAGCCCGGCCAAGAGCACAGCTGGGAGGTGGGCAAGTGGTGCAGCGAGGCGGATCAGGAGGTGAGCCTACACAAGGCAGTACTAACCACAGCTGGAGCGAATGCCTGAATCGACCCTCCCCGTCATCTGCGGAGGGACGCACTACTTTATCCAACATttcctcttccctcccGACGACCTGAGCTTGGACCGCAATCgcgagaagggcaaggagaacGACTCTCTCGCGATTCGTTGGACGCCACCGAGGGCCATGCCGTCAGTTCCAGAAGATATGAATCCGCACCTCCGCCGGCTTCTGGAGACATTCTGGCTCAACGACGCAGTCTATCCCCCAGTAGACGGGTCAGCtgaggatgaagagtgCGGCCCAGGCTCGACACGGCTCACTTCGCGTCCTGTCGCGGGTACCGATCACGAGCTGCTCAGCATGTGGCGGCTACTGGAAGCGGTAGACCCGAATGACTCTGTGCGTTGGCACTGGCGAGATGGGCGCAAGGTGCGGCGCAGCATCGagcggtggtgggagcGGGGCGGTGGTGAGGTGGACAAGTCCTCCGAAGAGAGGGCTGGGCGAACCGCGCGCTTCCGAACGCTCATCTTCTGGGTGTATGAGCCACTCGACAGCTTGCGCGATCGTCTCGACCAGCGAGTGGACAAGATGGTCAAAGTGAGCCCCTGCATGGGCGGGCTGACGACAGGGTGGGCTGCTGGACGagatcgccgagctgcgcgagatTGCGCGGCGTGTCTACGGGTCTGAGGAAGCGACCGACCTCTTCGAGGGTATTTTCCAGGCGATCGGTAAGACCATAAATGAgtgagctgacggcagggtATAAGGAGTTTGCCGAACTGCCGCTTCCCCAGGAAAGCCCATTTGAGAACCCCGAGTTCCAGCGCATGCTCACGTTGATGAAACTCAGCACGCACCGATACGCCAAGTCCCAGATCCGGTGGATCACGAAACAACTCCTCCCGGCGGTGCATGATGCCCGCTCgcgtggcggcgacgtgcACGTCTACGTCGTGCCCGGTGGTGCGGCGGGTGAACCGCtcgcggtggaggtgctgGCGGCCTTCCTGCAGGGGAATGGGAACGAGTTGCCAGACGCCCAGAAAGTCGGACATCCTGACGCCCACACACTGCTCAAAATCCTCGCGCAGGAACCCGCGGGTGTGGCCGACACGGCCGAGTATGTCGCCTCTGAGATTGAGCTGACGCCTAGCCGACAGATTCTGAATGCCCGCCGGATATGCGACACGTGCTCCACACCGGGCAAGCCGTTTTCCGTGCGCGGAGACGATTGGGACGACCATCTCAAATCCAAGATACATAGACGGTAAGCGGTGAGATGGTGTAGGATgggctgacagcagtacCACCAAGTACGGCGGGTTGAGTCGTGAAGAGTTTGCACAGGTGCAGAAGGCAAAGGGTCTCGCTCGGAAGGCGGCTCTGGAGGATGAGCGAGCAGCGGAGAAGGATAAGGATAAGGAGAGCATGGCAACGGCATCTGAGAACACGTAGATTGTATGCATTACACTTCTGCAAAGTAGATTTGACCTAAACAGTAGAGAGGTAGGTGGACAGCCTCCACCTTTCAGGGACTGCTCGCACAAGCTGGACACTCAAATGTCAACAATCTCACCACTTACTTTCTCCATTCCAccatggacgacgactttCACTCGCTGAACAAGGTGAGTTGGTGTGCATCTCACCAGAATAACTGACAACAGGGCGTCTTCGTTATTCCCTTCAAGGGCGATGCTGGCCCCTCCAGCCGGCCCAGCCGGCCTCTCGACTCTGTCTATggcagcgcgagcgccgcatACGCCCAAGCGCACAAGGTTAGGCTACCGTCCGTAATGTATAGCCTTCTAACTACAGGACTATGAAgacgaccgcgccgaggagcagctGGACGCCATCCGCGACTGGTTGGACCGCTGTGCTGCCCCACCTTGCCTCCACCAGGCTTTTAAGATTAGGCGGGTGCCCGTGGCGCTGCTACAGGGTGAGTAACCTTCGTCTTTGCCTCGTCTTTGCCTCGTCTTTGCCTCGTCTTTGCCTCGTCTTTGCCTCGTcttctcatcctcttccaACTCCGTCTTCTCAGATAGGCGTTActcctcaaggacctgACCACAGGGATATCGCCCGAGGCCCCGCGCCAGCTTCCCAACCTGACGCGCGCTACGACGCTCAGCGGCCGCGACCTCTGCGACATTGGGGCAGCGATGCGCGCCCTCGCAGTTGGattcctcggcgaggcagTGAGCTCATATTGCCCAAATCGAGCTAACTGCAGGCACTAGAtgcgaagaaggcgggCCGCACcccgctcgacgaggtcgcgcgctGGTGGGGCAAGCTTCGCGACCGCCCAGCGCTATTGGTTCACATCGAGCAAGCGCAGCTGGTGCCGACCACAGTGCTCGCCGAGTTGGTGTACATCGTCGGGTAGGTACAGCTACCGATGACTAGAtaactgacagcaggctGCACGACGACGTTTCGATTCGCCTCCTCTTGTCCGTGCCCAGCGTTAcgaccttcctcgccgtaTGGGTTCCTCTCGAGCCCAGCGAGATTGACCTGAGCGTGCTCCGGAGCACACGTCGACCGAGCGGTGCTGTCAACGCCGTTCTCCAGGTACGtccactcgtcgtcatcatcccttgagctgacaacagacgGCGCTCGACCGCTCAGCAGCACCGATTACCTTGTCCGAAGAGCTTGCGCGGGAGGTGCGGGCTGAGGATGATCGGTTGGGCGGTGGTGCAGCAGCTACCCTCAAGTCCCTCCGCTGGCTGTTGCTGCGGCACAGCCACAACTctgcgctcgcggcgcttcCGGACgtgagcgaggaggaccagTGAGTACCTACGCGGGCAGCGCTGACCTCAGGCCTGCGGCTCTGCAAGCCTTGCGTGATGCCATGTCAGAGGATGCCTCCGCGGCCGATGAGCTCCTCACGCTGGGCGTTTCGCCCGATCTCTCCTACGTGAGCCGCTGAGATTTCGCATgaagctgacgacagacaCAAAACCCGGCGCCGCGATTGGCCCTCTTGCAAGCCCTCGCGAACCAGGACACGTTCCTTTCACCAGCGGACCACGACAATCGagacgcgctcaaggagacGGAGATGCTGCACTCGCTCTGGGAGTCGGCAGGTAAGACGGTCAACCTGTGGGACTGGCTCGAGGGCTTCCGCATGATGCTACTTTCGGAGAAGCGGGCCGAGAACATGCCAGATCCAACAACACCGTCGAAGGGcaagcggcggcgaggggaggaggaccaaGAGCCGGAGCTgggtgaggacgaggatgcgcgCGCACATGCGCGCTTCATACGctttgtcgaggaggcgcggaTGATGGGCCTGGTGCGGGCGCGGGGCAAGAAGAGCGATGAGGTGGTCAAGGCGGCGCTTTTGTAACGACACATGTATGCATAGATGACGTCAACCACAGCTGACGGATTGTTGATGCGACTGCCTTCATTTCCGCACCTCTTTTTTCCTTAGTCCCTCTCATCCATCAAAAACCATGCAATGACCAGTACGACTGacagcctcctcgccgagattGGAACAGGTACagccgccgagctggcgATGGGCGTCGCGTACACGAGTGAGCCCAGCTCCCGGCTTGACAtgacagctgacagcagccgcACCTCCCGGTCCAA contains these protein-coding regions:
- the tit1 gene encoding uncharacterized protein (IPP transferase) codes for the protein MSSNAGPSTQRQVVAVIGTTGVGKSNLAVTLCKSLSSLEPARSGKVLSADSMQLYKGMDLITNKVTVEEQGGVEHWGLDVVQPGQEHSWEVGKWCSEADQELERMPESTLPVICGGTHYFIQHFLFPPDDLSLDRNREKGKENDSLAIRWTPPRAMPSVPEDMNPHLRRLLETFWLNDAVYPPVDGSAEDEECGPGSTRLTSRPVAGTDHELLSMWRLLEAVDPNDSVRWHWRDGRKVRRSIERWWERGGGEVDKSSEERAGRTARFRTLIFWVYEPLDSLRDRLDQRVDKMVKGGLLDEIAELREIARRVYGSEEATDLFEGIFQAIGYKEFAELPLPQESPFENPEFQRMLTLMKLSTHRYAKSQIRWITKQLLPAVHDARSRGGDVHVYVVPGGAAGEPLAVEVLAAFLQGNGNELPDAQKVGHPDAHTLLKILAQEPAGVADTAEYVASEIELTPSRQILNARRICDTCSTPGKPFSVRGDDWDDHLKSKIHRRTTKYGGLSREEFAQVQKAKGLARKAALEDERAAEKDKDKESMATASENT